The proteins below come from a single Aegilops tauschii subsp. strangulata cultivar AL8/78 chromosome 6, Aet v6.0, whole genome shotgun sequence genomic window:
- the LOC109774691 gene encoding MEIOTIC F-BOX protein MOF-like — protein MADCIASKRRCADVADGADRLGDLPDSLLQVIISLLGFRQAVQTGVLSRRWKNLWRGMPVVDIDEREFAGDGQTWDRFEDFVDHALTSIPPGTQLDAFRLHVVSCDTATSSRWIRRGLRHLPAAVSIHGTNAGHSLVCWNPHVSSPPRNPFRFRYAAADGLWQQRGMSACAAGFTRRLTTLRLVGAGISRGFFEELGRNCPALEELHAERCLMHMLSLASPVLRRLAVISPVSARMVTVVPGLEAPRLTSLRLDIMYGGEITYGLETGVGPAPQYHLPALTEASLRLTDTSANVHLPDHQAWDWENRKLIAMFLDSMCGFLARLTNIVSLHLHGFIAMALLQKESQEFPVLNNLRNLHLEECDVGLSYQVLTSILRNTPNLEKLALHWCTKDNVSNQREHLILLLANMHVRQISKHVQQPKLDDHVLDTKMKKLFKNYKRWCKYLGRKTSLWYDD, from the exons ATGGCCGACTGCATCGCCAGCAAGCGCCGCTGCGCGGACGTCGCCGACGGCGCTGACCGGCTTGGTGACCTGCCGGACAGCCTCCTGCAAGTCATAATCTCCTTGCTCGGCTTCCGGCAGGCCGTGCAGACCGGCGTGCTGTCGCGGCGGTGGAAGAATCTGTGGCGTGGCATGCCCGTCGTCGACATCGACGAGCGAGAGTTCGCCGGCGACGGCCAGACTTGGGACCGTTTCGAGGACTTTGTCGACCACGCATTGACGTCGATCCCGCCAGGGACGCAGCTCGACGCCTTTCGCCTGCACGTGGTTAGCTGCGACACCGCCACGTCTAGCAGGTGGATCCGACGTGGCCTCCGCCACCTCCCGGCCGCCGTCAGCATCCACGGTACCAACGCCGGCCACAGCCTGGTCTGCTGGAACCCGCACGTATCATCCCCGCCCCGAAACCCCTTCAGGTTCAGGTACGCCGCCGCCGACGGACTCTGGCAGCAGCGGGGCATGTCGGCGTGCGCCGCCGGTTTCACCCGTCGCTTGACGACCCTGCGGCTGGTCGGCGCCGGTATCAGTCGCGGCTTCTTCGAGGAGCTCGGCCGGAACTGCCCGGCCCTCGAGGAGCTCCACGCCGAGAGGTGCCTGATGCACATGCTCTCCCTCGCCTCGCCCGTGCTCAGGCGCCTCGCTGTCATCAGCCCAGTTTCAGCACGTATGGTCACCGTCGTTCCTGGGCTCGAGGCCCCCCGCCTCACCTCCCTCCGCCTCGACATCATGTATGGCGGGGAGATCACCTACGGATTGGAAACCGGAGTCGGGCCGGCCCCACAGTATCACTTGCCGGCTCTTACTGAGGCGTCACTCCGGCTCACGGACACGAGCGCCAACGTCCACCTGCCCGACCACCAAGCTTGGGACTGGGAGAATCGGAAGCTCATCGCCATGTTTTTGGATTCCATGTGTGGCTTCCTTGCCCGCCTTACGAATATTGTAAGCCTACATCTACACGGCTTCATCGCCATG GCATTGCTTCAGAAGGAGTCCCAAGAATTCCCAGTGTTGAATAACTTGAGAAATTTGCACCTAGAAGAATGTGATGTTGGATTGAGCTACCAGGTGTTGACAAGCATCCTCAGAAACACACCTAACTTGGAAAAGCTTGCATTGCACTGGTGCACG AAAGATAATGTATCCAATCAGAGAGAACATCTCATACTATTGCTTGCCAACATGCATGTAAGGCAGATTTCCAAACATGTACAACAACCAAAG TTAGATGACCATGTGTTGGATACAAAAATGAAGAAGCTATTCAAGAACTACAAGAGATGGTGCAAGTACCTTGGCCGCAAAACCAGCTTATGGTATGATGATTAA